The following are from one region of the Sphingomonas oryzagri genome:
- a CDS encoding glycoside hydrolase family 43 protein, producing the protein MRRIGQAVLGIVALASLTGATAPRTFTNPLLPSGPDPWIARAGSTYYLMKTDGNRLVIRASPNLGGFRDAVPHTVWTPPAHGPNAISVWAPELHRIDGKWFIYYTAAEDGHDDDAHRGIFVLENDAADPLAGTWIDRGRLKTQHNGIDGTTFAYRGQRYFVYSPYVGPESDLAIVRMANPWTLEGPEVVIARPDREWETRGGRSILEGPEFLAGPKGDLFLTYSAGACWSDDYALGLLHAAPGSDPLAPQSWQKAPQPVLKKSPANSVYATGHNGFFTSPDGRENWIVFHANPGPDMKCTAKRAPHAQRFNFDANGYPVLGEPLPAGRALAEPSAQASASKRAITR; encoded by the coding sequence ATGCGCCGGATCGGACAGGCCGTGCTTGGAATTGTGGCCCTTGCCTCGTTGACGGGGGCGACAGCGCCTCGAACGTTCACCAATCCGCTGCTCCCGTCCGGCCCCGATCCGTGGATCGCGCGCGCGGGATCGACCTATTATCTGATGAAGACCGACGGCAACCGGCTGGTCATCCGAGCCTCGCCCAATCTCGGAGGGTTTCGCGACGCCGTGCCGCATACGGTGTGGACTCCCCCGGCGCACGGGCCGAACGCCATCTCCGTCTGGGCGCCTGAACTGCATCGCATCGATGGCAAGTGGTTCATCTACTACACCGCCGCCGAGGACGGGCATGACGACGACGCGCATCGCGGGATCTTCGTGCTGGAGAATGACGCGGCCGATCCGCTGGCCGGTACGTGGATCGATCGGGGTAGGCTGAAGACGCAGCACAATGGCATCGACGGCACCACCTTCGCGTATCGGGGCCAGCGCTATTTCGTCTATTCGCCCTATGTCGGGCCGGAGAGCGACCTCGCCATCGTCCGCATGGCCAATCCGTGGACGCTCGAAGGTCCGGAGGTCGTCATCGCGCGTCCCGACAGGGAATGGGAGACGCGTGGCGGCCGATCGATCCTCGAAGGGCCGGAATTCCTCGCCGGGCCGAAGGGCGACCTGTTCCTGACCTATTCGGCGGGAGCCTGCTGGTCGGACGATTATGCGCTCGGTCTGCTGCATGCCGCGCCCGGCAGTGATCCGCTCGCCCCGCAAAGCTGGCAGAAGGCCCCGCAGCCGGTGCTGAAGAAGTCGCCCGCCAACAGCGTCTATGCGACAGGCCACAACGGCTTCTTCACTTCGCCAGACGGACGCGAGAACTGGATCGTGTTCCATGCCAATCCGGGGCCGGACATGAAGTGCACCGCCAAGCGCGCGCCGCACGCCCAGCGCTTCAATTTCGACGCGAACGGCTATCCGGTACTCGGCGAGCCGCTTCCCGCCGGCCGGGCGCTGGCGGAACCATCCGCGCAGGCCTCCGCGAGCAAGCGCGCCATCACGCGATAG
- a CDS encoding sensor histidine kinase, producing MLADRLRIRDIRNTSTFRLTLLFGVVFLVGVTILLGLIYGLSARELTRRSDHILRQEAAMLEKAPAAALPSRIRSEIERSAGGLSYFELRSTDGDHVAGNLRVASMPPLDTPVEREEGAVAKPVRLLAVETPSEETLLIGRDISPVVDLRNHVLMILIASGLLTAIAVLVCGILLSIAPLRRVRDLQRAIETISAGDMEARMPLAGRHDELDLFAGTVNQMIDEIERAIAQVKGVTDAIAHDLRTPLTRVRSQLYRLSQSPDMQSPAARMVGAATADLDIVLDRFAALLRISELEASRRRAGFAPVDLHLLLARTHELYEPLAEDQDIALSIESTGPVIIAGDEKLLFEALSNLVDNALKFTPAGGTVELALLETVRGPMMEVRDSGPGIAADERQAVIRRFHRGSNAADVPGTGLGLSLVVAILHLHGFELAFRDRRPGLVVEIRCTTPEEAGAVKFISLAPSGQQAHLDDAGQKAEAV from the coding sequence ATGCTGGCTGACAGGCTGCGCATCCGCGACATCCGCAACACCAGCACCTTTCGGCTCACCCTGCTGTTCGGTGTGGTCTTTCTGGTGGGCGTCACCATCCTGCTCGGGCTGATCTACGGCCTGTCGGCGCGCGAACTGACCCGACGCAGCGATCACATTCTCCGCCAGGAGGCCGCGATGCTCGAGAAAGCTCCGGCCGCCGCCCTCCCCAGCCGCATCCGCAGCGAAATCGAACGCAGTGCCGGCGGCCTCAGCTATTTCGAGCTACGTTCGACCGACGGCGACCACGTTGCGGGCAATCTCCGCGTCGCGTCGATGCCCCCGCTCGATACGCCGGTGGAGCGCGAAGAGGGCGCCGTCGCAAAACCCGTACGGCTCCTGGCGGTCGAGACACCCTCTGAGGAGACGCTGCTGATCGGCCGCGACATCTCACCGGTGGTCGATCTTCGTAACCACGTGCTCATGATCCTGATCGCCAGCGGACTGCTGACGGCGATCGCGGTGCTGGTCTGCGGCATCTTGCTGAGCATCGCGCCGCTGCGCCGAGTGCGCGATCTGCAACGCGCGATCGAAACGATCTCGGCCGGAGACATGGAGGCGCGCATGCCACTTGCCGGGCGCCACGACGAGCTCGATCTGTTCGCCGGCACTGTCAACCAGATGATCGACGAGATCGAGCGCGCCATCGCGCAGGTGAAGGGCGTAACCGACGCCATCGCACACGATCTGCGCACCCCGCTCACGCGTGTGCGCAGCCAGCTTTATCGGTTGAGCCAGTCGCCCGACATGCAGTCCCCAGCCGCCCGCATGGTCGGGGCGGCGACCGCCGATCTCGACATCGTGCTCGATCGTTTCGCGGCGCTCCTGCGCATCTCCGAACTCGAGGCGAGCCGCCGCCGTGCCGGCTTCGCGCCGGTCGATCTTCACCTCCTGCTTGCCCGCACGCACGAGCTGTACGAGCCACTCGCCGAAGATCAGGACATCGCCTTGTCGATCGAGTCGACCGGCCCCGTGATCATCGCAGGCGACGAGAAGTTGCTGTTCGAGGCGCTCAGCAACCTCGTCGACAACGCGCTGAAGTTCACGCCTGCGGGCGGAACGGTCGAGCTGGCCCTGCTCGAAACGGTGCGTGGGCCAATGATGGAGGTGCGAGACAGCGGCCCCGGTATCGCGGCCGACGAGCGTCAGGCAGTGATCCGTCGCTTCCACCGCGGCAGCAACGCCGCCGACGTGCCGGGAACCGGCCTGGGGCTCAGCCTCGTCGTCGCCATCCTGCACCTGCACGGGTTCGAGCTGGCGTTTCGGGATCGCCGGCCGGGGCTTGTCGTCGAGATACGCTGCACCACGCCTGAGGAGGCGGGGGCGGTGAAATTCATTTCACTAGCCCCGTCAGGCCAACAGGCCCATCTCGACGACGCCGGCCAGAAAGCAGAAGCGGTTTAA
- a CDS encoding response regulator transcription factor, translated as MARILVIEDDTATAQEIVTELGAHGHETLHADNGDLGLEKATREPFDLITLDRMLPGIDGLTLVERLRERRIHVPVLMISALSDVDERIAGLRAGGDDYLTKPFASNEMAMRVEVLLRRQAQQPAEEAVLRVGEIEIDLIRRKVKVDGEPVRLLHMELRLLEFLARNAGDIVSRKIIFEKVWGYYFDPGANLINVHIARLRKKLDRPGKPSAIVTVKGEGYRLDAV; from the coding sequence ATGGCCCGCATATTGGTGATCGAGGACGATACTGCCACCGCGCAGGAGATCGTCACGGAATTGGGCGCCCACGGTCACGAGACGCTCCATGCCGACAATGGCGATCTGGGGCTCGAAAAGGCCACGCGTGAGCCGTTCGACCTTATCACGCTCGATCGTATGCTGCCGGGCATCGACGGGCTTACGCTGGTCGAACGGCTTCGTGAGCGACGCATCCATGTGCCCGTGCTGATGATCAGCGCGCTGTCCGACGTGGACGAGCGCATCGCCGGTCTGCGTGCCGGCGGCGACGATTATCTGACCAAGCCCTTTGCCTCCAACGAGATGGCGATGCGCGTCGAGGTGCTGCTTCGCCGCCAGGCCCAGCAGCCTGCCGAGGAGGCGGTCCTGCGGGTCGGCGAGATCGAGATCGACCTGATCCGCCGCAAGGTGAAGGTGGATGGCGAACCGGTCCGCCTGCTGCACATGGAATTGCGCCTGCTCGAATTCCTGGCGCGCAACGCGGGCGACATCGTCAGCCGCAAGATCATCTTCGAGAAGGTCTGGGGCTATTACTTCGATCCCGGCGCCAACCTGATCAATGTCCACATCGCGCGCTTGCGCAAGAAGCTGGATCGGCCCGGCAAGCCGTCTGCCATCGTCACCGTGAAAGGTGAAGGCTACCGCCTCGACGCGGTTTGA
- a CDS encoding sensor histidine kinase, with protein MRPSPRSRTPYERLQLRDIRNTSTFRLTLLLGLVALVGVVMLTALIYLLSARELSARSDSILRAQAAQLMTNPVASMPGAVRLAIARSGGSGFNYFGLLDADRRRIAGTLSGASGFRIDHPKEIPARPGHHGPIRELAVRLPTGEILLVGRDITPIVDLRWRVTLVLIASAGVIALSIVTAAILLSVAPLRRVATLQRTAQEIAAGHLDRRMPVLGRGDELDLLAGTVNSMIDEVGRVIGQVKSVTDAIAHDLRTPLTRMRSHLDRARRSDDIASATAERLDLAIADLDTVLERFTALLRISEIEAGSRRAGFADIALDPLLKSLVDLYRPLAEERGISIGLQRLPGLAVHGDRSLLFEALSNLIDNAIKFAPQNGHVALSVTSEKGSVAIEVRDNGTGIPTDQRQSVLRRFDRGSAANEIPGSGLGLSVVAAILHLHQFTLALDDAAPGLIVRILVPDQSRPLIQP; from the coding sequence ATGCGCCCCTCGCCGCGATCCAGAACACCGTACGAGCGGCTGCAGCTGCGGGATATTCGCAACACCAGCACCTTCCGGCTGACGCTGCTTCTCGGGCTGGTCGCACTGGTCGGCGTGGTGATGCTGACGGCACTGATCTACCTGCTCTCGGCCCGCGAGCTCAGCGCCCGCAGCGACAGCATCCTGCGCGCTCAGGCCGCACAGCTGATGACGAATCCGGTCGCATCGATGCCGGGCGCGGTCCGGTTGGCGATCGCGCGCAGCGGCGGCAGCGGGTTCAACTATTTCGGCCTGCTGGATGCCGACCGGCGACGCATCGCGGGGACGCTGAGCGGTGCCTCGGGCTTCCGCATCGACCATCCCAAGGAGATCCCGGCCCGTCCGGGTCATCACGGCCCGATCCGCGAACTCGCCGTGCGCCTGCCGACCGGGGAGATCCTGCTGGTGGGGCGCGATATTACACCAATCGTCGATCTGCGATGGCGGGTGACGCTGGTGCTGATCGCCAGCGCCGGCGTGATTGCCCTGTCGATCGTGACCGCCGCGATCCTGCTCAGCGTAGCACCCTTGCGCCGAGTCGCCACGCTGCAGCGCACGGCGCAGGAGATCGCGGCCGGTCATCTGGACCGACGCATGCCGGTCCTCGGTCGCGGCGACGAGCTCGATCTGCTGGCCGGTACGGTCAACTCAATGATCGACGAGGTCGGCCGCGTCATCGGACAGGTGAAATCGGTGACCGATGCCATCGCGCACGATCTGCGTACCCCGCTCACCCGGATGCGCAGCCACCTCGATCGCGCGCGCCGCAGTGATGACATCGCCTCTGCCACCGCCGAGCGGCTCGATCTCGCGATCGCCGATCTCGACACCGTGCTCGAACGCTTCACCGCGCTGCTGCGCATCTCCGAGATCGAGGCCGGCAGCCGCCGCGCCGGCTTTGCGGACATCGCGCTCGATCCGCTGCTGAAATCGCTGGTCGATCTCTACCGGCCGCTGGCCGAGGAACGCGGCATATCGATCGGACTGCAGCGCCTCCCCGGCCTCGCCGTCCACGGCGATCGGAGCCTGTTGTTCGAGGCGCTGAGCAACCTGATCGACAATGCCATCAAGTTCGCGCCGCAAAACGGCCATGTCGCGCTCTCCGTCACGTCCGAAAAGGGATCGGTGGCCATCGAGGTTCGCGACAACGGCACCGGCATTCCGACCGATCAGCGACAGTCGGTGCTTCGTCGTTTCGACCGGGGAAGCGCAGCCAACGAAATACCCGGATCGGGGCTTGGACTCAGTGTCGTGGCCGCCATCCTTCATCTTCACCAATTCACCTTGGCGCTGGATGACGCGGCCCCCGGCCTCATCGTGCGCATCCTCGTGCCGGATCAATCCAGGCCGCTGATTCAGCCGTGA
- a CDS encoding beta-L-arabinofuranosidase domain-containing protein yields MNDCKFFGAGFTRRALLRSCSYLSVATWLAPGLARADPALPAATVPHPAPPRAPGQNRAPLAGQPFLPLPSGSIRPAGWLERQMRIQADGMGGRLDETWPDVGPNSGWLGGTGESWERGPYFVDGLLPLAWALDDPALKAKAQRFIDWTLDHPQPDGMFGPTSNDDWWPRMVMLKVLIQYHELTDDPRVIPLMRRYFAHQLKALPARPLKDWGRFRWQDELVAVLWLYNRTGDASLLQLAELLRAQGWNWQAEYADFPFKAKLSAEELGLDESKGGNSANGLSDRTLSAHGVNNAMGVKTSPLWSIVSGRATDRDAIKAELAVLDRYHGLPIGIFSADEHLAGTSPSQGIETCAIVEMMYSLELALAITGDAAIADRIERIAYNALPAAFTDDMWAHQYDQQPNQIKCSLAKGPWTTNGPEANLFGLEPHFGCCTANFHQGWPKLNASLWMATAGGGLAAMLYAPCTVSTVVGDVPLRIEQATDYPFRDTVSIALHPEREVAFPLVLRVPGWARSAKISINGAPAHAASSRGFVTIRRSWRAGDRVEASFDVATRRVETADGASTVEHGALLYVLPIEENWEKWRPRGLTADWQVYPASPWNVGLAPDASLHRTERAVSPTPFSRRSPAAVVTTSGQAVPEWIEAHGGYAEPPPRGLTGNGDQRPLTLIPYGAAKLRITAFPTLTV; encoded by the coding sequence ATGAACGATTGCAAATTTTTCGGTGCGGGCTTCACCAGGCGGGCGCTCCTGCGATCCTGCTCGTATCTGTCGGTGGCGACATGGCTCGCACCGGGCCTGGCGCGGGCAGATCCCGCCCTTCCCGCCGCGACCGTCCCGCATCCCGCTCCGCCCCGCGCGCCCGGCCAGAACCGCGCGCCGCTGGCAGGCCAGCCCTTCCTGCCGCTGCCGAGCGGGTCGATCCGTCCGGCAGGCTGGCTGGAGCGGCAGATGCGCATCCAGGCCGATGGAATGGGCGGCCGGCTCGACGAGACATGGCCGGATGTCGGCCCGAACAGCGGCTGGCTGGGCGGCACCGGCGAAAGCTGGGAGCGCGGCCCCTATTTCGTCGATGGCCTGCTGCCCCTCGCCTGGGCGCTCGACGATCCGGCGCTCAAGGCCAAGGCGCAACGCTTCATCGATTGGACGCTCGATCACCCGCAGCCCGACGGCATGTTCGGCCCAACGTCCAACGACGATTGGTGGCCGCGCATGGTGATGCTGAAGGTGCTGATCCAGTATCACGAACTGACCGATGACCCGCGTGTGATCCCGCTGATGCGCCGCTATTTCGCACACCAGCTCAAGGCGTTGCCGGCACGCCCGCTCAAGGATTGGGGTCGTTTCCGCTGGCAGGACGAATTGGTCGCAGTTCTGTGGCTCTACAACCGCACCGGCGATGCCTCCCTCCTGCAACTGGCGGAGTTGCTACGCGCCCAGGGATGGAACTGGCAGGCCGAATACGCCGACTTCCCGTTCAAGGCCAAGCTGTCCGCCGAGGAACTGGGCCTCGACGAGAGCAAGGGCGGCAATTCCGCCAACGGTCTCAGCGACCGGACGCTCTCGGCGCATGGCGTCAACAACGCGATGGGCGTGAAGACCTCGCCGCTGTGGTCGATCGTATCGGGCCGCGCGACGGATCGCGACGCGATCAAGGCCGAACTGGCGGTGCTCGATCGCTATCACGGCCTGCCGATCGGCATCTTCTCGGCCGACGAGCATCTCGCCGGCACCAGCCCGAGCCAGGGCATCGAGACCTGCGCGATCGTCGAGATGATGTATTCGCTGGAGCTGGCGCTGGCGATCACCGGTGACGCGGCGATAGCCGACCGGATCGAGCGCATCGCCTACAATGCGCTGCCCGCCGCCTTCACCGACGACATGTGGGCGCATCAATATGATCAGCAGCCGAACCAGATCAAATGCAGCCTCGCCAAAGGGCCGTGGACGACGAACGGGCCGGAAGCCAACCTCTTCGGGCTGGAACCGCATTTCGGCTGCTGCACCGCGAACTTCCATCAAGGCTGGCCGAAGCTCAACGCCAGCCTGTGGATGGCGACCGCCGGGGGCGGACTGGCGGCGATGCTCTACGCGCCGTGCACGGTCAGCACAGTCGTCGGCGATGTCCCGCTGCGGATCGAGCAGGCAACCGACTATCCGTTTCGCGACACGGTCTCGATCGCGCTGCATCCCGAGCGGGAGGTGGCCTTCCCGCTGGTGCTGCGCGTGCCCGGCTGGGCACGATCGGCGAAGATTTCGATCAATGGTGCGCCAGCCCACGCCGCCTCGAGCCGAGGCTTCGTCACCATCCGTCGATCGTGGCGCGCAGGCGACCGGGTCGAGGCCTCGTTCGACGTCGCCACGCGCAGGGTCGAAACGGCGGACGGCGCGAGCACCGTCGAGCATGGCGCCCTGCTCTACGTGCTGCCGATCGAGGAGAATTGGGAGAAGTGGCGCCCGCGCGGGCTAACGGCGGACTGGCAGGTCTATCCGGCCAGCCCATGGAATGTCGGCCTCGCGCCCGATGCCTCTTTGCACCGGACCGAGCGCGCCGTCTCACCGACCCCATTCTCGCGCCGCAGCCCCGCCGCAGTCGTGACGACGTCGGGTCAGGCCGTTCCGGAATGGATCGAGGCGCACGGCGGCTATGCCGAGCCGCCGCCCAGGGGGCTGACAGGCAACGGGGATCAGCGCCCGTTGACGCTGATCCCGTACGGCGCAGCGAAGCTGCGGATCACTGCCTTTCCGACGCTGACTGTCTGA
- a CDS encoding GDSL-type esterase/lipase family protein — protein sequence MSDTSLPHAMGNTPLPTLPSPEPDAIRLIQAMLDQRPLPADLQARLADTAAMAERREREAVQRLNDWPALARYRAANAAVRNPDVVMIGDSITEIWQIAMPEMFGGAIVNRGIAGQTSPQILLRFMADVVDLRPRRVHILCGTNDIAGNTGPTVPEDYQRNVRAMADLAMRNGIEPLLASIPPASAIFWQPDARPLEWIPHLNDWLRTFCATRSLRYVDYHAALTDGAGALQERFSADGVHVTRSAYRVMARLLAEACADGSASARPAGSGSPSTG from the coding sequence ATGAGTGACACCTCGCTGCCCCATGCGATGGGAAACACGCCGCTGCCCACACTCCCGTCGCCGGAACCGGACGCTATCCGCCTCATCCAGGCCATGCTCGACCAGCGCCCCCTCCCGGCCGATCTCCAGGCCCGGTTGGCGGACACCGCCGCCATGGCCGAACGACGCGAACGCGAAGCCGTGCAGCGGCTCAACGACTGGCCGGCGCTCGCCCGCTATCGCGCGGCCAATGCCGCCGTCCGCAATCCCGACGTGGTGATGATCGGGGATTCGATCACCGAAATCTGGCAGATCGCCATGCCGGAAATGTTCGGCGGCGCCATCGTCAATCGCGGCATTGCCGGACAGACCAGCCCGCAGATCCTGCTGCGCTTCATGGCCGACGTCGTCGATCTCCGCCCGCGCCGCGTCCATATCCTGTGCGGCACCAACGACATTGCGGGCAATACCGGCCCAACCGTGCCGGAAGACTATCAGCGCAACGTCCGGGCGATGGCCGATCTGGCGATGCGGAACGGGATCGAGCCGCTGCTTGCGAGCATTCCGCCCGCCTCCGCCATTTTCTGGCAGCCGGACGCACGCCCCCTGGAATGGATTCCCCACCTCAACGACTGGCTGCGGACGTTCTGCGCAACGCGTAGCCTGCGCTACGTCGATTATCATGCCGCACTGACCGACGGCGCCGGCGCACTTCAGGAGCGCTTTTCCGCTGACGGCGTCCACGTCACGCGCTCAGCCTATCGCGTGATGGCGCGCTTGCTCGCGGAGGCCTGCGCGGATGGTTCCGCCAGCGCCCGGCCGGCGGGAAGCGGCTCGCCGAGTACCGGATAG